A genomic stretch from Brachyhypopomus gauderio isolate BG-103 unplaced genomic scaffold, BGAUD_0.2 sc37, whole genome shotgun sequence includes:
- the slx4 gene encoding structure-specific endonuclease subunit SLX4 isoform X1, with the protein MDDSDQDFSVLCSRLLKRVRRKGECGEEKREASREEQCERRVHHTGAPVASLNRRAPFKRKRPNNGPVQTTGTCRTQPGTLVNGHAELGVDAGATLRPEEADGGVKEKVVRRMGRFRRASPPRLLHTAKDETPPPPEPLELPKSDEALALRLQQQLDREAQTQAVVHVEDGVLFLCQLCHKDLSAMSPRLRTQHINRCLDKSEGDSEELRPAPPPPPSRPRVPECPICGRGFKSDKSRSVHLKRCSASMGVSPAELLQALQRQAAEHLSDSTAVQLQQAVGSRSAEGSSLPVRRKARAKAPRMDEDTMVALALSRSLLEQEKERERDREEERQIQAQLLSASTAVATLPLPGLQCRPAAGTRRGKRRRRVPAWPPPLLLAQDPQTALGRIQERVSSLLLHPRPPTPPTPTLSPSTLPMRAHSAPIWLKSALPGGGPQSVCEFYTPELKDFIQPVVGPEGRPSVCSEPTSAPLSLDLGGAERPPTPAGLTPDLGTPGTQALRDLVELAEEGMTLTQYACPDKEAVVEELPLSGFVPETTETTMPPTSTVTSVSVSRLCSDLGGMVNNPQLSDVQLQVDGGEVYFAHSFMLYARCPLLVNMVHNSGFGVREEDLPQAHRVLLGDVPGEAVYAVLQYLYTACCPLTHTLLPHILQLAIRFGLSELQQQCEQYSRPPEDTEEGAWDVCPAEEPPPGPQQSLAETQFLELLQSMWRHEESDDEDLGEAGGAAGEPAEENGDGADREMEEERVDEEELKEIYEFAATQRKSEATSTTATDSDEEEDAGGNGCFRDTRHADAEKEANASCHSHSLREGGDAAAMVTSPLDTPRAQGPHALVLSGSGARASPEELPDGSLDRSYNNLFSQSWGEFVEPSQTPVSPSPHAERSDTPAPRHRPSVNQVNDLSISPPAHGSGETGESSLPVAGVSPGEGGGEGAEQGKRGKLSSNGQSQGHGTIAPLSPSVADGVWSGLSSTGPMSTWSKRSSSEADVGRPEPLQSVTSSRPDLTPSPGPSCNQPELIVLSDSSDDMDLDVTPGKVSPRGGASPLEPPSPLRLNQIPTQIRTEDRVKVGHSPKRRTDESDDHASPHTEHHKSNPSEGGLRGVGLESMLDGSAEVSWLIPATPEPSTRSSSTQTNSSMRRTRLFPKAPPSPSSPMSSAHDISNATCGSIRERGTSRKPDQRSPRRPSSPGVPERSLDSQKPTFLSGPSHPSSPTFPNTSQRDSVKRANPRTHSLSKPCSSTPLHSDTPSRPSDPLGSPLLRGCEVGPLASSGSQSSRGLGSLHLPPSRHSSSQAEGSELWEEACKSPPRWRSQCQKTPVDPASAEMDADVTETGTKEKKREETKDKEEQRGDEEVMTDTENVSDERGTSWALDEPPIAFDDSWGLVGTAGDKSARFSLRLESSGGPDCTPEHTGPSRTTSPPAPSLPEKGDTTSSGSGAPPNHSLPDPEVWDSWEEEEETEDRAALPLSQRVGAVALEKRVAQLKTPVARQKNRARLAPITPMPGFSDMDTPELKIRLNRFGVRPLPKKQMVLKLKEIHQYTHQLMSSESEEEASPLGRPKARRPLVAPGLQHAPLTFKKPTAPPPVSPRKLLVFGDDERDALPGSQDSNTSSTAESDRSNPELCDSDDDSDGVSASQAAVRERDQLAAARSFILSDPHLYGQVLRYRPLSLASLKASLRAAGIRLGTAKLLDFLDSQCITFTTARPAQAAPPRRRARALAPGRAGGRGRKRVAKPAE; encoded by the exons ATGGACGATTCAGACCAGGACTTTTCTGTCCTTTGCTCCCGGCTGCTGAAGCGAGTGCGACGAAAAGGTGAATGTGgcgaggagaagagagaggcgTCCAGAGAGGAGCAGTGCGAGCGTCGTGTCCACCACACGGGGGCGCCCGTCGCCTCCCTTAACCGCAGGGCTCCATTTAAAAGGAAAAGACCAAACAACGGACCTGTCCAGACCACAGGGACGTGCAGGACACAGCCTGGTACCTTAGTGAATGGACACGCAGAGCTCGGTGTGGATGCAGGAGCCACCTTGAGGCCAGAAGAGGCTGATGGAGGAGTTAAGGAGAAGGTGGTCCGCCGGATGGGGCGCTTTAGGAGAGCCAGTCCACCTCGGCTCCTGCACACGGCAAAAGAcgaaacaccacctccaccag aGCCTCTCGAGCTGCCCAAAAGTGATGAGGCCCTGGCCCTGaggctgcagcagcagttgGACCGTGAGGCCCAGACCCAGGCGGTGGTACATGTCGAGGACGGAGTCCTCTTCTTATGCCAGCTTTGCCACAAAGACCTGTCTGCCATGAGCCCACGCCTTCGCACACAGCACATCAACAG GTGTCTGGATAAGAGCGAGGGTGATTCTGAAGAGCTTCGTCCTGCTCCGCCCCCGCCTCCTTCCCGCCCGCGGGTGCCTGAGTGTCCCatctgtgggcggggcttcaagTCTGACAAGAGTCGCTCTGTCCACTTAAAGCGCTGCTCAGCCAGTATGGGCGTGTCTCCGGCCGAGCTGCTGCAAGCCCTACAGAGACAGGCTGCAGAACATTTGAGTGACAGCACAGCTGTCCAATT acAGCAGGCAGTAGGCAGTCGGTCCGCAGAGGGGTCCAGCCTGCCTGTGAGGAGGAAGGCCAGGGCAAAGGCCCCGCGCATGGACGAGGACACCATGGTGGCGCTGGCCCTGTCTCGCTCTCTGCTGGAGCAAGagaaggagcgagagagagacagggaggaggagagacagatcCAGGCACAGCTGCTGAGTGCTTCTACAGCTGTAGCCACACTCCCACTACCGGGGCTACAGTGCAGGCCTGCAGCAG GAACCCGtcgggggaagaggaggagacgtGTGCCCGCCTGgcccccccctctccttctgGCGCAGGACCCCCAGACGGCTCTCGGCCGAATCCAGGAGCgcgtctcctccctcctcctccaccccagacccccgactccgcccacccccaccctgtcCCCTTCCACGCTCCCGATGCGTGCGCACAGCGCCCCCATCTGGCTGAAGAGCGCACTACCCGGAGGAGGGCCGCAGTCGGTGTGCGAGTTTTACACTCCGGAGCTCAAGGACTTCATACAGCCAGTGGTTGGACCTGAG GGCAGGCCGTCCGTGTGCTCAGAACCCACGTCTGCCCCGCTCTCCCTGGACCTGGGGGGGGCCGAGCGTCCTCCCACCCCAGCCGGCCTCACCCCAGACCTGGGCACGCCTGGCACGCAGGCCCTGCGTGACCTGGTGGAGCTGGCGGAGGAGGGCATGACCCTCACCCAGTACGCCTGCCCAG ATAAGGAAGCTGTTGTGGAAGAACTTCCTCTGAGTGGCTTCGTCCCTGAAACTACAGAGACCACAATGCCTCCCACAAGCACAGTTACCTCG GTGAGCGTGTCCAGGCTGTGCTCTGATCTGGGCGGTATGGTGAACAACCCACAGCTCAGTGACGTACAGCTGCAGGTGGACGGCGGGGAAGTCTACTTCGCTCACTCCTTCATGCTTTACGcccgctgccccctgctggttaaCATG gTCCATAATTCTGGTTTCGGAGTGCGGGAGGAGGACTTGCCCCAGGCCCATAGGGTGTTGTTGGGTGACGTGCCGGGAGAGGCTGTTTATGCCGTGCTGCAGTACCTCTACACTGCCTGctgccccctcacacacactctgttacCACACATACTCCAGCTAGCCATCAG GTTTGGCCTGTCGGAGCTGCAGCAGCAGTGTGAGCAGTACAGCAGACCTCCAGAGGACACGGAGGAGGGGGCGTGGGATGTCTGCCCAGCCGAGGAGCCTCCTCCTGGGCCGCAGCAGAGCTTGGCGGAGACCCAGTTCCTGGAGCTCCTGCAGTCCATGTGGCGGCACGAGGAGAGTGACGACGAGGACTTGGGAGAGGCGGGCGGAGCGGCGGGAGAACCAGCCGAGGAAAATGGTGACGGTGCagatagagagatggaggaagagagggtgGACGAGGAGGAGCTGAAGGAGATCTACGAGTTTGCGGCTACGCAGAGGAAGTCGGAGGCCACGTCCACAACGGCTACGGacagtgatgaagaggaggacgcAGGGGGAAACGGCTGCTTCAGAGACACTCGGCATGCTGATGCAGAAAAGGAGGCCAACGCCAGTTGCCATAGTCACAGTCTCAGAGAGGGCGGAGATGCGGCCGCCATGGTAACAAGTCCCTTGGACACGCCCCGAGCCCAGGGTCCGCACGCTCTTGTTCTTTCAGGCTCTGGCGCCCGTGCAAGCCCAGAAGAACTCCCAGATGGTAGTCTAGACCGGAGCTACAATAACCTGTTCTCCCAGAGCTGGGGTGAATTCGTGGAGCCGTCTCAGACccccgtctctccctctccgcATGCTGAACGGAGTGATACACCTGCCCCACGGCACCGGCCGTCAGTTAACCAGGTCAACGACCTGTCCATCAGCCCGCCAGCGCACGGCTCCGGAGAGACGGGCGAGTCGTCCCTCCCTGTGGCCGGCGTGTCTCCGGGTGAGGGGGGAGGCGAGGGTGCGGAGCAGGGCAAACGGGGCAAACTATCTTCGAATGGCCAGAGTCAGGGTCACGGCACCATTGCTCCCCTTTCTCCTTCAGTAGCAGACGGCGTTTGGTCTGGACTCTCATCCACGGGACCCATGAGCACCTGGTCCAAACGCTCCTCTTCAGAGGCGGATGTGGGCCGGCCTGAACCGCTCCAGTCAGTAACAAGTTCCAGGCCTGATCTCACCCCATCTCCAGGACCCAGCTGTAACCAACCCGAGCTCATCGTCCTCTCTGACAGCAGTGACGATATGGATCTCGACGTCACTCCCGGGAAGGTTTCTCCACGTGGGGGGGCCTCCCCGCTTGAGCCCCCGTCTCCTCTAAGACTGAATCAAATCCCCACTCAGATTAGAACTGAAGACAGAGTGAAGGTTGGACACTCTCCTAAAAGAAGAACAGATGAATCTGACGATCATGCGTCTCCACACACGGAGCATCACAAGTCCAACCCATCAGAGGGAGGTCTACGTGGTGTAGGTTTGGAGAGCATGTTGGACGGTTCTGCTGAGGTATCCTGGCTGATCCCAGCTACTCCAGAACCTTCCACACGATCCAGCTCCACGCAGACCAACAGCAGCATGCGTCGCACCCGACTGTTCCCCAAAGCTCCGCCTTCACCCTCCTCTCCCATGTCTTCTGCCCATGACATCTCCAACGCGACGTGTGGCTCCATCAGAGAAAGAGGAACCTCCAGGAAACCAGATCAGCGCTCTCCTAGACGGCCTTCCAGCCCTGGTGTCCCAGAACGCTCCTTGGATTCCCAGAAGCCCACATTCCTCTCTGGACCTTCCCACCCATCAAGCCCGACCTTTCCTAACACGTCCCAACGTGATTCTGTGAAACGGGCTAATCCCCGCACCCATTCACTCTCCAAGCCCTGCAGTAGCACACCTCTCCATTCAGACACTCCCTCACGACCATCCGACCCCCTCGGGTCCCCCCTGCTGAGGGGCTGTGAGGTTGGACCACTGGCTAGTTCAGGAAGTCAGTCCTCTAGAGGCCTCGGTTCCCTGCACCTCCCCCCGTCTCGGCACTCCTCGTCCCAGGCTGAAGGCTCTGAGCTGTGGGAGGAAGCTTGCAAGAGTCCCCCTCGATGGAGGTCCCAATGCCAAAAAACCCCCGTGGACCCTGCAAGTGCAGAGATGGACGCAGACGTCACGGAGACGGgaacaaaagaaaagaaacgGGAAGAAACGAAGGACAAGGAAGAACAACGCGGTGACGAGGAAGTAATGACGGACACGGAGAACGTCTCCGATGAGAGGGGGACTTCCTGGGCCTTGGACGAGCCACCCATTGCGTTCGATGACTCATGGGGTCTTGTCGGGACAGCCGGGGACAAGTCGGCCCGCTTTAGTCTGAGACTGGAGAGCAGCGGTGGTCCGGACTGCACTCCAGAGCACACAGGGCCGAGCAGAACCACTTCCCCACCCGCACCCTCTCTTCCTGAGAAAGGAGACACCACCTCATCCGGTTCTGGTGCTCCACCCAACCACAGCTTACCAGATCCCGAGGTCTGGGACAgctgggaggaagaggaggagactgAGGACAGGgctgctcttcctctctcccagcGAGTGGGTGCTGTGGCTCTTGAGAAGAGGGTAGCGCAGCTGAAAACCCCAG TGGCTCGTCAGAAGAACAGAGCACGGCTGGCGCCCATCACTCCCATGCCGGGCTTCTCGGACATGGACACCCCTGAACTCAAGATCAGACTCAACAG GTTTGGTGTGCGTCCCCTTCCTAAGAAACAAATGGTCTTGAAGCTGAAGGAGATTCACCAGTACACCCACCAGCTCATGAGCTCCGAGTCCGAAGAGGAGGCCTCTCCCCTGGGTCGTCCCAAAGCCAGGCGCCCCCTGGTTGCTCCAGGCCTCCAGCATGCACCGCTCACCTTTAAAAAGCCCACAGCGCCACCTCCTGTCTCCCCCAGGAAGTTACTCGTGTTTGGGGATGACGAGCGGGATGCACTGCCTGGGTCTCAGGACTCCAACACCTCATCTACTGCCGAGTCAGACAG GTCGAACCCGGAGCTCTGCGACTCGGACGACGATTCCGACGGCGTCTCGGCGTCTCAGGCGGCCGTCCGTGAGCGGGACCAGCTGGCGGCCGCACGCTCCTTCATCCTGTCCGACCCGCACCTGTACGGGCAGGTGCTGCGCTACCGGCCCCTCTCGCTGGCCTCCCTGAAGGCCAGCCTCCGCGCGGCCGGCATACGCCTGGGCACCGCCAAGCTGCTGGACTTCCTGGACTCCCAGTGCATCACCTTCACTACGGCCAGGCCGGCCCAGGCGGCCCCCCCGCGCAGGAGGGCCCGAGCCCTCGCACCGGGCCGTGCAGgcgggagggggaggaagagggtggCTAAGCCGGCGGAGTGA
- the slx4 gene encoding structure-specific endonuclease subunit SLX4 isoform X2 — translation MGVSPAELLQALQRQAAEHLSDSTAVQLQQAVGSRSAEGSSLPVRRKARAKAPRMDEDTMVALALSRSLLEQEKERERDREEERQIQAQLLSASTAVATLPLPGLQCRPAAGTRRGKRRRRVPAWPPPLLLAQDPQTALGRIQERVSSLLLHPRPPTPPTPTLSPSTLPMRAHSAPIWLKSALPGGGPQSVCEFYTPELKDFIQPVVGPEGRPSVCSEPTSAPLSLDLGGAERPPTPAGLTPDLGTPGTQALRDLVELAEEGMTLTQYACPDKEAVVEELPLSGFVPETTETTMPPTSTVTSVSVSRLCSDLGGMVNNPQLSDVQLQVDGGEVYFAHSFMLYARCPLLVNMVHNSGFGVREEDLPQAHRVLLGDVPGEAVYAVLQYLYTACCPLTHTLLPHILQLAIRFGLSELQQQCEQYSRPPEDTEEGAWDVCPAEEPPPGPQQSLAETQFLELLQSMWRHEESDDEDLGEAGGAAGEPAEENGDGADREMEEERVDEEELKEIYEFAATQRKSEATSTTATDSDEEEDAGGNGCFRDTRHADAEKEANASCHSHSLREGGDAAAMVTSPLDTPRAQGPHALVLSGSGARASPEELPDGSLDRSYNNLFSQSWGEFVEPSQTPVSPSPHAERSDTPAPRHRPSVNQVNDLSISPPAHGSGETGESSLPVAGVSPGEGGGEGAEQGKRGKLSSNGQSQGHGTIAPLSPSVADGVWSGLSSTGPMSTWSKRSSSEADVGRPEPLQSVTSSRPDLTPSPGPSCNQPELIVLSDSSDDMDLDVTPGKVSPRGGASPLEPPSPLRLNQIPTQIRTEDRVKVGHSPKRRTDESDDHASPHTEHHKSNPSEGGLRGVGLESMLDGSAEVSWLIPATPEPSTRSSSTQTNSSMRRTRLFPKAPPSPSSPMSSAHDISNATCGSIRERGTSRKPDQRSPRRPSSPGVPERSLDSQKPTFLSGPSHPSSPTFPNTSQRDSVKRANPRTHSLSKPCSSTPLHSDTPSRPSDPLGSPLLRGCEVGPLASSGSQSSRGLGSLHLPPSRHSSSQAEGSELWEEACKSPPRWRSQCQKTPVDPASAEMDADVTETGTKEKKREETKDKEEQRGDEEVMTDTENVSDERGTSWALDEPPIAFDDSWGLVGTAGDKSARFSLRLESSGGPDCTPEHTGPSRTTSPPAPSLPEKGDTTSSGSGAPPNHSLPDPEVWDSWEEEEETEDRAALPLSQRVGAVALEKRVAQLKTPVARQKNRARLAPITPMPGFSDMDTPELKIRLNRFGVRPLPKKQMVLKLKEIHQYTHQLMSSESEEEASPLGRPKARRPLVAPGLQHAPLTFKKPTAPPPVSPRKLLVFGDDERDALPGSQDSNTSSTAESDRSNPELCDSDDDSDGVSASQAAVRERDQLAAARSFILSDPHLYGQVLRYRPLSLASLKASLRAAGIRLGTAKLLDFLDSQCITFTTARPAQAAPPRRRARALAPGRAGGRGRKRVAKPAE, via the exons ATGGGCGTGTCTCCGGCCGAGCTGCTGCAAGCCCTACAGAGACAGGCTGCAGAACATTTGAGTGACAGCACAGCTGTCCAATT acAGCAGGCAGTAGGCAGTCGGTCCGCAGAGGGGTCCAGCCTGCCTGTGAGGAGGAAGGCCAGGGCAAAGGCCCCGCGCATGGACGAGGACACCATGGTGGCGCTGGCCCTGTCTCGCTCTCTGCTGGAGCAAGagaaggagcgagagagagacagggaggaggagagacagatcCAGGCACAGCTGCTGAGTGCTTCTACAGCTGTAGCCACACTCCCACTACCGGGGCTACAGTGCAGGCCTGCAGCAG GAACCCGtcgggggaagaggaggagacgtGTGCCCGCCTGgcccccccctctccttctgGCGCAGGACCCCCAGACGGCTCTCGGCCGAATCCAGGAGCgcgtctcctccctcctcctccaccccagacccccgactccgcccacccccaccctgtcCCCTTCCACGCTCCCGATGCGTGCGCACAGCGCCCCCATCTGGCTGAAGAGCGCACTACCCGGAGGAGGGCCGCAGTCGGTGTGCGAGTTTTACACTCCGGAGCTCAAGGACTTCATACAGCCAGTGGTTGGACCTGAG GGCAGGCCGTCCGTGTGCTCAGAACCCACGTCTGCCCCGCTCTCCCTGGACCTGGGGGGGGCCGAGCGTCCTCCCACCCCAGCCGGCCTCACCCCAGACCTGGGCACGCCTGGCACGCAGGCCCTGCGTGACCTGGTGGAGCTGGCGGAGGAGGGCATGACCCTCACCCAGTACGCCTGCCCAG ATAAGGAAGCTGTTGTGGAAGAACTTCCTCTGAGTGGCTTCGTCCCTGAAACTACAGAGACCACAATGCCTCCCACAAGCACAGTTACCTCG GTGAGCGTGTCCAGGCTGTGCTCTGATCTGGGCGGTATGGTGAACAACCCACAGCTCAGTGACGTACAGCTGCAGGTGGACGGCGGGGAAGTCTACTTCGCTCACTCCTTCATGCTTTACGcccgctgccccctgctggttaaCATG gTCCATAATTCTGGTTTCGGAGTGCGGGAGGAGGACTTGCCCCAGGCCCATAGGGTGTTGTTGGGTGACGTGCCGGGAGAGGCTGTTTATGCCGTGCTGCAGTACCTCTACACTGCCTGctgccccctcacacacactctgttacCACACATACTCCAGCTAGCCATCAG GTTTGGCCTGTCGGAGCTGCAGCAGCAGTGTGAGCAGTACAGCAGACCTCCAGAGGACACGGAGGAGGGGGCGTGGGATGTCTGCCCAGCCGAGGAGCCTCCTCCTGGGCCGCAGCAGAGCTTGGCGGAGACCCAGTTCCTGGAGCTCCTGCAGTCCATGTGGCGGCACGAGGAGAGTGACGACGAGGACTTGGGAGAGGCGGGCGGAGCGGCGGGAGAACCAGCCGAGGAAAATGGTGACGGTGCagatagagagatggaggaagagagggtgGACGAGGAGGAGCTGAAGGAGATCTACGAGTTTGCGGCTACGCAGAGGAAGTCGGAGGCCACGTCCACAACGGCTACGGacagtgatgaagaggaggacgcAGGGGGAAACGGCTGCTTCAGAGACACTCGGCATGCTGATGCAGAAAAGGAGGCCAACGCCAGTTGCCATAGTCACAGTCTCAGAGAGGGCGGAGATGCGGCCGCCATGGTAACAAGTCCCTTGGACACGCCCCGAGCCCAGGGTCCGCACGCTCTTGTTCTTTCAGGCTCTGGCGCCCGTGCAAGCCCAGAAGAACTCCCAGATGGTAGTCTAGACCGGAGCTACAATAACCTGTTCTCCCAGAGCTGGGGTGAATTCGTGGAGCCGTCTCAGACccccgtctctccctctccgcATGCTGAACGGAGTGATACACCTGCCCCACGGCACCGGCCGTCAGTTAACCAGGTCAACGACCTGTCCATCAGCCCGCCAGCGCACGGCTCCGGAGAGACGGGCGAGTCGTCCCTCCCTGTGGCCGGCGTGTCTCCGGGTGAGGGGGGAGGCGAGGGTGCGGAGCAGGGCAAACGGGGCAAACTATCTTCGAATGGCCAGAGTCAGGGTCACGGCACCATTGCTCCCCTTTCTCCTTCAGTAGCAGACGGCGTTTGGTCTGGACTCTCATCCACGGGACCCATGAGCACCTGGTCCAAACGCTCCTCTTCAGAGGCGGATGTGGGCCGGCCTGAACCGCTCCAGTCAGTAACAAGTTCCAGGCCTGATCTCACCCCATCTCCAGGACCCAGCTGTAACCAACCCGAGCTCATCGTCCTCTCTGACAGCAGTGACGATATGGATCTCGACGTCACTCCCGGGAAGGTTTCTCCACGTGGGGGGGCCTCCCCGCTTGAGCCCCCGTCTCCTCTAAGACTGAATCAAATCCCCACTCAGATTAGAACTGAAGACAGAGTGAAGGTTGGACACTCTCCTAAAAGAAGAACAGATGAATCTGACGATCATGCGTCTCCACACACGGAGCATCACAAGTCCAACCCATCAGAGGGAGGTCTACGTGGTGTAGGTTTGGAGAGCATGTTGGACGGTTCTGCTGAGGTATCCTGGCTGATCCCAGCTACTCCAGAACCTTCCACACGATCCAGCTCCACGCAGACCAACAGCAGCATGCGTCGCACCCGACTGTTCCCCAAAGCTCCGCCTTCACCCTCCTCTCCCATGTCTTCTGCCCATGACATCTCCAACGCGACGTGTGGCTCCATCAGAGAAAGAGGAACCTCCAGGAAACCAGATCAGCGCTCTCCTAGACGGCCTTCCAGCCCTGGTGTCCCAGAACGCTCCTTGGATTCCCAGAAGCCCACATTCCTCTCTGGACCTTCCCACCCATCAAGCCCGACCTTTCCTAACACGTCCCAACGTGATTCTGTGAAACGGGCTAATCCCCGCACCCATTCACTCTCCAAGCCCTGCAGTAGCACACCTCTCCATTCAGACACTCCCTCACGACCATCCGACCCCCTCGGGTCCCCCCTGCTGAGGGGCTGTGAGGTTGGACCACTGGCTAGTTCAGGAAGTCAGTCCTCTAGAGGCCTCGGTTCCCTGCACCTCCCCCCGTCTCGGCACTCCTCGTCCCAGGCTGAAGGCTCTGAGCTGTGGGAGGAAGCTTGCAAGAGTCCCCCTCGATGGAGGTCCCAATGCCAAAAAACCCCCGTGGACCCTGCAAGTGCAGAGATGGACGCAGACGTCACGGAGACGGgaacaaaagaaaagaaacgGGAAGAAACGAAGGACAAGGAAGAACAACGCGGTGACGAGGAAGTAATGACGGACACGGAGAACGTCTCCGATGAGAGGGGGACTTCCTGGGCCTTGGACGAGCCACCCATTGCGTTCGATGACTCATGGGGTCTTGTCGGGACAGCCGGGGACAAGTCGGCCCGCTTTAGTCTGAGACTGGAGAGCAGCGGTGGTCCGGACTGCACTCCAGAGCACACAGGGCCGAGCAGAACCACTTCCCCACCCGCACCCTCTCTTCCTGAGAAAGGAGACACCACCTCATCCGGTTCTGGTGCTCCACCCAACCACAGCTTACCAGATCCCGAGGTCTGGGACAgctgggaggaagaggaggagactgAGGACAGGgctgctcttcctctctcccagcGAGTGGGTGCTGTGGCTCTTGAGAAGAGGGTAGCGCAGCTGAAAACCCCAG TGGCTCGTCAGAAGAACAGAGCACGGCTGGCGCCCATCACTCCCATGCCGGGCTTCTCGGACATGGACACCCCTGAACTCAAGATCAGACTCAACAG GTTTGGTGTGCGTCCCCTTCCTAAGAAACAAATGGTCTTGAAGCTGAAGGAGATTCACCAGTACACCCACCAGCTCATGAGCTCCGAGTCCGAAGAGGAGGCCTCTCCCCTGGGTCGTCCCAAAGCCAGGCGCCCCCTGGTTGCTCCAGGCCTCCAGCATGCACCGCTCACCTTTAAAAAGCCCACAGCGCCACCTCCTGTCTCCCCCAGGAAGTTACTCGTGTTTGGGGATGACGAGCGGGATGCACTGCCTGGGTCTCAGGACTCCAACACCTCATCTACTGCCGAGTCAGACAG GTCGAACCCGGAGCTCTGCGACTCGGACGACGATTCCGACGGCGTCTCGGCGTCTCAGGCGGCCGTCCGTGAGCGGGACCAGCTGGCGGCCGCACGCTCCTTCATCCTGTCCGACCCGCACCTGTACGGGCAGGTGCTGCGCTACCGGCCCCTCTCGCTGGCCTCCCTGAAGGCCAGCCTCCGCGCGGCCGGCATACGCCTGGGCACCGCCAAGCTGCTGGACTTCCTGGACTCCCAGTGCATCACCTTCACTACGGCCAGGCCGGCCCAGGCGGCCCCCCCGCGCAGGAGGGCCCGAGCCCTCGCACCGGGCCGTGCAGgcgggagggggaggaagagggtggCTAAGCCGGCGGAGTGA